The genomic interval TCTGTGGTGTAAATAATTCAATGAGACCACTATCCCAGAAAACGGTTGTGGTAAATACATCTGCTATTTCAAGCCCAAGTTGAAGTTTGGGAATAGGCTCATACAGCAGCCCGCCATGAAAGCCAACACCAAATCCACTTTCAGTATAGAGGTCATGATACAACAAACGGGTTGTTCCATGCACAGCCAGGTGTGGAGCAAAGTGATGGGTATAGCCAAGTTCAGCTAAAAACTGCTGGGTGCTGAAATAGGTAATTGAATTAACACTCAGGCGTTCTCCTGGATCAAGCTTGCCATTCCCTTCTGTACCATCTGAATCCTGAGTACCGGCAATGCCATCCGTTCCGTAGTCAAGCAGGGCATCCCGTGTATCTGGAATACCACTTACCCCTCCGCGGAAGATCAGAAAGGACCATTTTTCACGGTTTCCACTCAACACATCAGTCTGATAGATACCCCCGAAACCTTCGGTATGTTGAAAGCCCAGTTTGAGTTCACGAGTATCCAGGAAAGCAACATTGGCTCCCGGACTGGGGTTGGCCATGGGCAGGGCTTTGATATTCCCCAAAGCATAGGCATCGATAGACATCCCCAGCACAAAAGGATCCTCACCATATGAGACAGTTTCAGCCAGGATGAATAGCGGGAGGTAGAGGAGCATCAGAAAGGTTTTCATGAAAGACCTACGCGTTGATCCCTGTCTTGTTTCCAAACTACTTGCCACCCCTGACTGTCTTGGACATCTCGTCCAGAAGCAACATGGCTTCCATAGGGGTCATTTGCTCCAGTTTTAGACCTGCCAGTTTTTCTCTCAGGACGTTTTCCTGTCTCTCAAACAGAGACATCTGGCGTGTATCGAAAGTCGGAGCAGTTTCTTTGATCTGATCGGTACGAACACTGATCTCACCGGAATCGAGCTCAGTCAGGATCTCATTGGCCCGCTGGATCACTGGCAGGGGCACACCAGCCATCTGGGCGACATGGATCCCGTAAGACCGGCTGGCACCACCGGGGACGATCTTACGTAGAAAAATAACCTTATCATCATATTCCCGAACCGCTACATTGTAATTCTTTAGCCGTTTCAGAATACCTTCCAACTTGGTCAATTCATGATAATGAGTGGCGAACAGTGTCCGGGCAGCCCGTTCATCCGTACTATGTAAATATTCGATAAGAGCCCAGGCAATGGCCAAACCATCGTAAGTAGAAGTACCTCGACCGATCTCATCCAGCAGGATCAAGCTGCGTTGGGTGGCATTATTCAGAATATTGGCAGCTTCGTTCATCTCAACCAGAAAGGTGGATTCACCACCGGCCAGATTGTCAGAAGCACCTACCCGGGTGAAGATTCGATCGACCATCCCGATCCTGGCTTCATCAGCTGGGATATAACACCCAATCTGGGCCATGAGTACCAGGAGACCCACCTGGCGTAGATAGGTGGATTTTCCGGACATATTGGGACCAGTGATCAACAGGATCTGATCCTGCAAAGCATCCGTAAGCAGATCATTGGGAATAAAGGCTTCATCCACCGGAAGCAATTGTTCAATGACCGGATGACGCCCGTTACTGATCTCCAACTCCAGGGTCTGGTTCAGTGATGGACGACAATAATTGCGATCATAGGAGATTTTGGCAAAGGTGCTTACCACATCAAGACGCGCCAGAAAATCGGCGATATTCTGTAGGTCAATGGCTTTAGTCAGAACTTGTAACCTGAGTTCATCAAATATCTCATATTCGCGTGCTGTATAGCGTTCCTCAGCGTGGAGAACCTTTTCCTCATACTCCTTCAGCTCTTCGGTGATGAAGCGCTCCGAGTTGACCAGGGTCTGTTTCCGAATATAATCCTCAGGGATCAGTTCCTTATGGGTGTGGGTGATATCGATGTAATAACCGAAGACCTTATTGTAGCCGATCTTCAGGGATGGAATACCCAGGCGTTTGCGTTCAGCAACTTGAAAGTCCACCAGCCAGGCCTTGGCATTCCGGGCAATACCTCTGATCTCGTCCAATTCAGCATCGATGCCATCCCGGATCAGACCGCCGTGCTTGACTGACACAGGGGGTTCATCCACGACAAGCCGTTCCAACTCAGCCAGCAATCCGCTAACATCGGGTAAACTTTCCACATGGAGACCAATGGGTTGCATGGATTCTGTATTCAGCAGGTGAGCCAGATCAGGCAATAATTGGAGAGTACTCCTTAAACCGCTGAGATCACGGGCTGAACCGCGGGCGGAGCTCAACTTGGACAATAACCGTTCCAGATCAGCAACTTGCTTCAGGAGGGATCGGAGATCCTTGCGCAATTCGGTGTTTTCAAAAAATAATTGAACCTGATCCAGACGATTTTCGATCCGCTCAATGTCCAACAGGGGTTTGTGCAGCCAGTCACGCATAAGCCGTCCGCCGCCTGAAGTAACCGATTCGTCCAGAACAGAGATCAGGGTGCCTTCTGAGCCACCACGCAGGGATGAAAACAACTCCAGATTTCTCAGGGAGTCATCATCCAGTATCATCCAGTCATCCGCACTCAGGGTTTGAATTCCAGTAACATGTTTCAGATCACGACCCTGGTAATTCTGAAGGTAGTGCAGGATGGCGCCTGCGGCTGCAGTTCCAGCAACCATCCCACTCATACCAAAGCCTTTGAGTCCCTGAGTTTTAAATTTTTTGGTGAGTTCATTATTGGCATAATCAGGATTGAAGACCCAACTCTCAACCCGGGTGGTAAGCCAGTTTCCCCGACCCATGAGTGATTCAGAATCGGGGTCTGTTTCGGAGAGAATGATCTCCCGGGGAGCCATTCCGGCTAGAAAGGCTTTGATCTGCAAGGCATCAAGTTCAAGAACACTGAATTTCCCTGTAGATACGTCCATGAAGGCCAAACCGAGCTTTTCGCCCAGAGGATGGATACAGGCCAGGTAGTTTGATTCTTTGGCATCCAGGAAATGCTCACTCATGGCTGATCCGGGAGTGGCGACTTCAACCACATCCCGCTTGACGATACCCTGCGCCTGCTTTGGATCTTCCACCTGCTCACAGATGGCTACCCGAAGTCCGGCCTGCATATATTTATAGAGGTATGAATCCAGAGCATGGTAGGGAAATCCAGCCAGGGGCACTTTGGCAGCTTTCCCGTTGGAGCGACTGGTCAGCGTTATACCCAGCACTTTGGAAGTAACTTTGGCATCTTCGGCAAAGGTTTCATAAAAATCACCCATGCGATACAAAAGGATCACTCCAGGATAACGCGCTTTGATCTCGTTATACTGCCGCATGAGCGGGGTACTGTTGTTATCCTGAGGTGCTTTTTTTGACATCGGGTAGTATAATTAATAATTACGAATTATGAATTAGGAATTGATACATGCGCCTGAACACAAACCCCCTTGAGGTTAGCCTATGAGGAAACTCCTGAATCAATATATTTTCTAAACCGGCCCATGTTATCCGTAAGTATATTTTTAATGCCACAAAGTCACTAAGACACCAAGTTTCACAAGTTTTCTTAGGGGTTCTTGGAGCCTTTGCTTGTCCGGCGTAGCTCTTCCAGCGAAGATGGATGTCTTCGTGGAAAAAGAACTTACCCTGCGGCGAGATGCTGACTCCTGATGCATACGGCTATCTCAGGCCAGTTTAATATATGACTCAGGAATTTTGCACTTCCCCTTAGGTATTATGCCAAGTGCAGTTCAAGATGCGCGATATTCGTCTTCGCGAGCAACGCGCGGCGATCTCTGAAGCCTACCATAATTTTGGAGATTGCTACGTCCAAAGGTACTGGCAATGACAACTCTACCAGGCAGATGGAACTCAAAGGGTATTACCTATTTCAATATCCGCTGGAGTTTTTGCACATCTCATGCTTAACATAACACTAGATTCTATACACGACAGTGAGATTTTATACTCCCCTACTAGGTGATTGATTTGTCTCAAAAACCGTCGTTTATCCTTACCTGCAAGTTGTAATAGATGTTCTTGCACACCAATATCATGATTGAACTTACTATCAGCGTGAAGGGTGCTTAGAAAATCATTTTGTACGGTATCAACATTGTCGACACCTTTGCCACTGGTAATGCATAACTGATATTCGTAGTTGGGTTAAAAGGATTTGGATAATTATTGTCCAGCTTACATGTAGATGGCAAAGAAAAGTCACATTAATTTGTAAGCTGAATAATTACGTCCTTGATGATATATTGTCATATATTATGCTTATTAATGATTTACTGGTTCAATGATGGTGTCGTTGATATAGCACATGTTTTGACAGGTATAAATAATAATCCTTGTGGACTAAGCCTAATCAATGCCGTAGGATGTAAATTGATTTTGAGAGGGGTACTATTAAAATAGAGAAAGTTGGGATATGGGTATACCACTACTAAATGATACGGTTATTATTTTTGGACTTGCCATAGTTGTTCTTCTCATTTGTCATAAGCTGCGAATTCCAGAAGTTGTTGGCTTTCTATTAACCGGAATTTTAGTTGGGCCATATGGGTTCGGGCTAGTGAAAGCGGTTCATGAAGTTGAGATCCTTGCAGAAATTGGTATCGTATTATTACTTTTTACCATTGGGATCGAGTTCTCATTAAAAAGACTTCTGCAAATTAAGAAGGCTGTCCTAATTGGTGGATCATTACAAGTATTACTGACCTTTTTAGCTACCGTATTTGCAGCCACATGGTTTGACCTCGCTTTAAACAAGGCCATCTTCATCGGATTTCTCGTGGCCTTGAGTAGTACAGCTATTGTGCTTAAGCTCATCCAACAAAGAGCCGAGGTTGATAGTCCTCATGGTCGTACAACACTTGGAATCTTGATTTTCCAGGACATTATTATTGTCCCAATGATTCTTATTACTCCCATGTTAGCAGGTGCAACGGGAGATGCGGGTGCGTCTGTGCTCCTACTTTTAGCCAAAGCGATCGGTATCATTCTGTTGGTAATAGTTAGCACTAAATGGCTAGTCCCCTGGGTCTTGTATCAAGTTGCTAAAACTCGTAGCCAGGAAATCTTTCTACTAAGTCTGGTTGTAATCTGCCTCGGGGTTGCATGGTTAACAGCTGAGGCAGGGTTATCACTGGCCCTGGGTGCATTTTTGGCAGGCCTGATCATTTCCGAATCCGAATACAGTCACCAGGCACTTGGAAACATCATCCCTTTTCGAGATATTTTTACCTCTTTCTTTTTTGTTTCAATTGGCATGCTGCTGGATATTGGCTTCTTCTTCCAAAACCCGATCCTCATTATTTTGCTCACTATTGGTGTGTTGGTATTAAAGTTTACTCTAACCAGCATCAGTATAATGTTACTAGGTTTACCATTCCGAACCTCAATCCTGGTAGGCTTAGCTCTGAGTCAAGTGGGTGAGTTCTCCTTCATCCTATCGCGCTCAGGAGTTGAACATGGATTGCTCTCCGGGGATATTTATCAGATGTTTCTCGCCGTTTCAATACTCAGCATGGCATCCACACCTTTCATCATTGCCCTGGCACCGCAAATAGCTGATAGGATGCTACGGCTACCTCTGCCAGGAATACTCAAATTAGGATTTTCACCTGTTCCTGAGGTAAAGGTGAACACAATGAAAGATCACCTTATCATCATCGGGTTTGGAATTAATGGTAGAAATGTGGCCAGAGCAGCTCATCTCTCAAATATCCCATATGCCATTATTGAGATGAACCCGGAAACGGTGAGAGATGAAAGGGCAAAGGGAGAACCCATATTCTTTGGCGACTCAACTCAAGAGGCTGTCCTTCAACATGCAAATATTAACGCTGCAAGAGTTGTTGTCACCGCTATTAATGATCCCACATCAACACGACGGATAACTGAACTGGTACTCCGCCTTAATCCCAATGTGCACCTGATTGTCAGAAGTCGCTATATCCAAGAGATGCAACCACTTTATGAATTAGGGGCAAAGGAGGTTATTCCCGAAGAATTTGAGACCTCTGTAGAAATATTTAGCAGAGTGCTGGTAAAATATCTCATTCCTAAAGCAGAAATTGATGCTCTGGTTTGCGAAATTAGATCTGATGGATACGAAATGTTTAGACACCCTTCCAGAGATTCCTCATCAATATCTGAGTTAAACCTTCAGCTTCCTGATGTTGAAGTTAGTACCTTACGGATTGTAGAGAAATCACTCTTTGTCGGAAAAAGTTTAATTGAAATTGAATTGAGAAAAACATATGGTGTTACAGTCTTAGCCATACGTCGAAACTCAAATATTATATCAAACCCAAAGGTAAATCTTCCCCTTTGTGCAAATGATGTTCTATTCGTTCTTGGAGCACCTGATAAAATTGCCAAAGTTGCAAATCTTTCCCAAAGTCCATTAACCTAAATAATTCATAGCCACTAAGTCACCAAGACACAAAGTTTAATAAAATATATGCTTATCAAAAATTATCACTCACAGATACAAATAATACTGTTTAAAATGACCTTGTTCATAACTTTAATACTTTTCGTGACTTAGTGTCTTCGTGGCAATAGTTCATGAATAATGCAGGTTAGATGATTGAGCGACATCAGGCAATCGATATGATGATACCCAGACAATTCTGAAATAGAACTTAGGAAGGATATTGCAAGTGCCGTGACACATACGCCACCGGTCTTCTCCGCCAGCTGGCGGATACGCCCCTGCAGGCACTACTTGATTGAAATGAAAGCAGATCGCCCTTCACACCGAATTCGTTGGGCTCATAACTGTGCAACTTATACGCAGTTATATACTCAGCGGTGTATAACTGTATACATCCAAAAAGCCAACTCTTTATCCTTCTATTCATGTAAAGAAACATCGACCAATAAGCTGAGGTCTTGCAATGTGTTGTATCAAAATGGGTGTCTCATTATTCAGGCACTATTTAGCAGCTTGGCTCGGCGCAGTCACGACGAAGCTGGACCCCGCCAACGGCGTCGGGAGAAGCGAAGGCGGACGAAGACGGATCTCATAAACGGTCGATAAATAGACACCCGGGGGCATGAAACGCAGCTATAGATTAATATCTATATACCTACTCCCCCTACATGACAGATAGATTTTCCATTCCTATATACGAAAATCGTCTCAAAAACGTATCAGAATCAAATGGGATGAAAATGGAGTCTCATAAACCCAGGTTTTTCGGATATGAGTAATCAGGTAGAAGGTGCGTAATACTAAGTCCATTAATATTTGAGGATTTACATCAGAACTATCAAAGGCTGTAAGCTTTCAAATGCCCTAAGAGGATCGTATTCAAGGGTTGCATGCTTGAGCTGATCCATATCTCGTAGAAAGATTGGATCTTGTAGCTTCTCTTTGAGATTCAGCTCAAACTCTCGCTGACTTACGTTGGCTCCACCATAATCAAGATATTTACGATACGCGTTTACGGTTCTATCCGGGTCAATTAACTTTCTATTCATAAGCTCTGCAATATCAAAGAGGTCTCTGCCCTTTTTTCGTTGATAGAGAGCTCGCAATTTTGTCCCGGCCAATTCATCTAACGCATATGTTTGGATTGAGCAATCACCTTTATACCAGTTTGTGTCCACCCCAAAATGAATGTTCTGAATTCCGTACAAGGTGAAATGCTCCCGAGTATTCCACTCCAGTTTAATTCTGGTTTCTGGGATTTGACCTGAAGCCGGTGTGTACCGGAAATACATTTTAAATGAATCCCGGCGGGCATCAGTTTGAGCTTTGCCTGACCATGGTTCGACGATCTTTCTAATTTCATCTGCAATTGGGCCAGCAGGCTCACTCTTTATCTGTACAAAGTCTAAGTCTTCAGAATACCTCAAAGGTTCCGGAAAATAGAGTTTATGTAAAGCTGTCCCTCCCCTAAAAAGCAATCGATCCCTAAGAAAGTCAGATTGATATATCTCGGTGAGAATTCTGGATATGATCAGGTCTTGTTCAATCTGTTCGTCTACTTGCCAAGGAGCTATATTTTGCCACTCCAGAATAGTCGCTTGTGAAATCATATATCAAGCTCTATTGTCTGATTAACAATGACCTTCCATCGGGGGTCTTTTGGGATTCTATCCTTTTTGCCATGAGCAGCCAGTGGTGTATATATTGGTTTTCCTTTCATTACCTGCTTCCAGATTCGATCCATACCCTTTGTAAACCCCAGGAACTCAAGAATGTAACCAGCTCTCTGTTGAATTGGGAGTGTATACGCTTTAAAGGTAACAGCTAATTTACGCGATGATAATTTATCAAGCATCTCTGATATCACGGTAGCTACGTAGTCAATTCCGCCAATATGTATATTAAATTGAATCAAATCTAAAATGGTAGCTTCAGGAGTTGATAAATTCATGTATCCTGTTGGTGTGTTCTTTAGGATAGTTGGTGTCTCAAGGACTAACTCCTTTTTGTGAAATACAACCTTATTTCCACGAACACGGATATCCCTTCTAGCTGGGTTGGTCATGACTTGAAAGACTTGTGGAGCTTGATGACTTGAGCCATAATAAAGAGCTGCCGTTAATAGACAGACGTAATAGGGCACATCATAAAATTTCATTAAATCATCAATAAATCTATCCCCAGGTAATCTCTGGGTAAGACTAATCTCTTCTGGGATAATGACATAGAATCCTCTTGCTGGATCAATTATTCTGCCATCATTCCGCAGGATTCGGATTGCGGCTGTAACATCTTTTGACAAAAAGTCAGCTGCCTGAGTATGGGTGAATGACCATACCCCCTTGTTATTTAAGTGTTTAATATAATCTTGTGGCTTCATAGTTTTGTAATATCGTGTGCGGAATATGTCATATTAATCAGGTTTATGCAAACAATATTACAATATGATTCAGTAATAATAGGCGAAGCCGGATCTCAAAAACGGTGTCTCATAATTAAGGCCCTTTTTTGCAGCTTGTCTCGGCGCAGTCACGACGAAGCTGGACCCCGCCAACGGCGTCGGGAGAAGCGAAGGCGGACGAAGACGGATCTCATAAACGGCCTTTATATAAACCTCCAGTGTGGATGCTGGAAATCAGCTGACAGGAAAATCTTTGAGCTTGCGATTCACCTCACGCAGCACCTTCTCAAAGTCAGGAAGATCCTGGATCTGTGAGGTGATTGAGCTTCTCCACCTCGCCCGGTATTGGGGTATGCGCTGTTGGAGCTTTGCATGGAACTCCCCTGGCTTGAGACCTTTCTGCTCGCACTTTGTTTCG from Candidatus Neomarinimicrobiota bacterium carries:
- the mutS gene encoding DNA mismatch repair protein MutS, encoding MSKKAPQDNNSTPLMRQYNEIKARYPGVILLYRMGDFYETFAEDAKVTSKVLGITLTSRSNGKAAKVPLAGFPYHALDSYLYKYMQAGLRVAICEQVEDPKQAQGIVKRDVVEVATPGSAMSEHFLDAKESNYLACIHPLGEKLGLAFMDVSTGKFSVLELDALQIKAFLAGMAPREIILSETDPDSESLMGRGNWLTTRVESWVFNPDYANNELTKKFKTQGLKGFGMSGMVAGTAAAGAILHYLQNYQGRDLKHVTGIQTLSADDWMILDDDSLRNLELFSSLRGGSEGTLISVLDESVTSGGGRLMRDWLHKPLLDIERIENRLDQVQLFFENTELRKDLRSLLKQVADLERLLSKLSSARGSARDLSGLRSTLQLLPDLAHLLNTESMQPIGLHVESLPDVSGLLAELERLVVDEPPVSVKHGGLIRDGIDAELDEIRGIARNAKAWLVDFQVAERKRLGIPSLKIGYNKVFGYYIDITHTHKELIPEDYIRKQTLVNSERFITEELKEYEEKVLHAEERYTAREYEIFDELRLQVLTKAIDLQNIADFLARLDVVSTFAKISYDRNYCRPSLNQTLELEISNGRHPVIEQLLPVDEAFIPNDLLTDALQDQILLITGPNMSGKSTYLRQVGLLVLMAQIGCYIPADEARIGMVDRIFTRVGASDNLAGGESTFLVEMNEAANILNNATQRSLILLDEIGRGTSTYDGLAIAWALIEYLHSTDERAARTLFATHYHELTKLEGILKRLKNYNVAVREYDDKVIFLRKIVPGGASRSYGIHVAQMAGVPLPVIQRANEILTELDSGEISVRTDQIKETAPTFDTRQMSLFERQENVLREKLAGLKLEQMTPMEAMLLLDEMSKTVRGGK
- a CDS encoding cation:proton antiporter yields the protein MGIPLLNDTVIIFGLAIVVLLICHKLRIPEVVGFLLTGILVGPYGFGLVKAVHEVEILAEIGIVLLLFTIGIEFSLKRLLQIKKAVLIGGSLQVLLTFLATVFAATWFDLALNKAIFIGFLVALSSTAIVLKLIQQRAEVDSPHGRTTLGILIFQDIIIVPMILITPMLAGATGDAGASVLLLLAKAIGIILLVIVSTKWLVPWVLYQVAKTRSQEIFLLSLVVICLGVAWLTAEAGLSLALGAFLAGLIISESEYSHQALGNIIPFRDIFTSFFFVSIGMLLDIGFFFQNPILIILLTIGVLVLKFTLTSISIMLLGLPFRTSILVGLALSQVGEFSFILSRSGVEHGLLSGDIYQMFLAVSILSMASTPFIIALAPQIADRMLRLPLPGILKLGFSPVPEVKVNTMKDHLIIIGFGINGRNVARAAHLSNIPYAIIEMNPETVRDERAKGEPIFFGDSTQEAVLQHANINAARVVVTAINDPTSTRRITELVLRLNPNVHLIVRSRYIQEMQPLYELGAKEVIPEEFETSVEIFSRVLVKYLIPKAEIDALVCEIRSDGYEMFRHPSRDSSSISELNLQLPDVEVSTLRIVEKSLFVGKSLIEIELRKTYGVTVLAIRRNSNIISNPKVNLPLCANDVLFVLGAPDKIAKVANLSQSPLT
- a CDS encoding nucleotidyl transferase AbiEii/AbiGii toxin family protein is translated as MISQATILEWQNIAPWQVDEQIEQDLIISRILTEIYQSDFLRDRLLFRGGTALHKLYFPEPLRYSEDLDFVQIKSEPAGPIADEIRKIVEPWSGKAQTDARRDSFKMYFRYTPASGQIPETRIKLEWNTREHFTLYGIQNIHFGVDTNWYKGDCSIQTYALDELAGTKLRALYQRKKGRDLFDIAELMNRKLIDPDRTVNAYRKYLDYGGANVSQREFELNLKEKLQDPIFLRDMDQLKHATLEYDPLRAFESLQPLIVLM
- a CDS encoding type IV toxin-antitoxin system AbiEi family antitoxin; this encodes MKPQDYIKHLNNKGVWSFTHTQAADFLSKDVTAAIRILRNDGRIIDPARGFYVIIPEEISLTQRLPGDRFIDDLMKFYDVPYYVCLLTAALYYGSSHQAPQVFQVMTNPARRDIRVRGNKVVFHKKELVLETPTILKNTPTGYMNLSTPEATILDLIQFNIHIGGIDYVATVISEMLDKLSSRKLAVTFKAYTLPIQQRAGYILEFLGFTKGMDRIWKQVMKGKPIYTPLAAHGKKDRIPKDPRWKVIVNQTIELDI
- a CDS encoding nucleotidyl transferase AbiEii/AbiGii toxin family protein; the encoded protein is KSHELLCYTLEEILVEKLRSVMQRVQARDFYDIWYLIEDQGMNAGYLTPDFETKCEQKGLKPGEFHAKLQQRIPQYRARWRSSITSQIQDLPDFEKVLREVNRKLKDFPVS